The Liolophura sinensis isolate JHLJ2023 chromosome 12, CUHK_Ljap_v2, whole genome shotgun sequence genome segment tgGCAAGGAATCCCCAATATTAGGGACCCCAATTCGGGGACAGTTTAGGTCTTCCATGAAATATATTGTGCAtcactcacatgtacatacaatagaCACATGTATGTTCCAGGTGGGAAAGGTTGTGTGAAGTTGTTTCCTTCAGGTATTCAAGGtatctccactcataaaacggATAAAGTcggaaaagtgaaaatatttctgagtacaacattaaacccatATATaggaaataaatcaatcaaaatggtGAAGAAAATAAGATAGAttgatgtaatttttatatACAGGTGAGTCGAGATTATGCTGTGAAGCAGATAGAGACCGGCCTGACTGACATCACAGATGCTGTCAGTAACCGCTTTACAGAAGAGGATTACCTAGGGTTAGAGGAAGCTGGCTTCTTTGTCTCTAAACTTGACCAGGTGAGTGTCCATATCATTACCAATGACATCACAGATGCTGTCAGTAAACACTTCAAAGGCTGGGATTCCCTAGGGTTGGAGGAAGCTGGCTTCTTTGTCTCTAAACTTGACCAGGTGAGTGTCCATACCACTATTAGTGACACCACAGACGCTTTCAGTAACAACTTCACTGGAGAATTACATACGGCTGGAGGAAAAGGGCTTCTTTTTGGAGTTTGGGGTTAAGGAAccattaaatgtatttgtaaatacataaacCCCAATTCATTTGCCCTAAAGAATTGAGTGGAAAATACATTTTAGACACAATTAATGTTCATAAAACCTTACTTTTGCTGCTGGTACGTTCTACCAGAAGGATATCTTCCTACTGTCCTGTCAGACTTGAAAACAAAACCTTTGTATAAAGATGAGTAAAACTCACAGAATTAGGCAACAGGAGAAACCTAAACCTGTCTTAAATTTAAGGCcaaatacagtatacaggtaGATGTAATTCCATCTTTGGCAGCTATTGGAGGCGCTAACAGAGGTGGGGAGAAAGGACATCCCTGGTAACTTTGAGATGTGGGCTCAGGACATCATTGCTCACAGCATGGCCGTTGCTCACCAGTGTACTGATGCCCACAGAGAGCTGATCATCAGTAACTGTCAGAGAGTACGTATATGTAGACCGAATTGTTTTGAAACCTTCAGTCAACGAGGATATTTAATCTCAAATTGAACAGTTTGCCCTTCACCTGACCACTAATAGTATAAATACAGGAGTAGAAAGGAGCACTATAGTCATTGTTTAACCTTTTCCTATGtgtgcaagatgtttattcaggcatattctgaaggcattattttgtgtagactgataaaactatactatttgtgaagccctgaaattggccaatccaaccaatgaacaaaaaaatgcgcataaattacattgaaagttgctctttcatatgcaaaaaggctgAGGCATTAGGGTAGTAACAAGTGTATTGTTATGACATGGATAACCTTAATGCTGCATGTACGCAATAATAACATGGATAACCTTAATGCCGCATGTACGCAATAATAACATGGATAACCTTAATGCTGCATGTACGCAATAATAACGTGGATAACCTTAATGCCGCATGTACGCAATAATAACATGGATAACCTTAATGCTGCATGTACGCAATAATAACATGGATAACCTTAATGCTGCATGTACGCAATAATAACATGGATAACCTTAATGCCGCATGTACGCAATAATAACATGGATAACCTTAATGCCGCATGTACGCAATAATAACGTGGATAACCTTAATGCCGCATGTACGCAATAATAACGTGGATAACCTTAATGCCGCATGTACGCAATAATAACATGGATAACCTTAATGCTGCATGTACGCAATAATAACATGGATAACCTTAATGCTGCATGTACGCAATAATAACATGGATAACCTTAATGCTGCATGTACGCAATAATAACGTGGATAACCTTAATGCCGCATGTACGCAATGATAACATGGATAACCTTAATGCTGCATGTACGCAATAATAACGTGGATAACCTTAATGCCGCATGTACGCAATAATAACATGGATAACCTTAATGCTGCATGTACGCAATAATAACATGGATAACCTTAATGCCGCATGTACGCAATAATAACATGGATAACCTTAATGCCGCATGTACGCAATAATAACATGGATAACCTTAATGCCGCATGTACGCAATAATAACATGGATAACCTTAATGCCGCATGTACGCAATAATAACATGGATAACCTTAATGCTGCATGTACGCAATAATAATGTGGATAACCTTAATGCCGCATGTACGCAATAATAAACATCAATTGTAATCACTGGCAGGGGTCTCTGTGGCCGAGGAGGTTGTCGACACAGTTCATCTGGggctgtggttttctccaggccgtattttttttttcttttacccaGACATCTGACAACttacaaaatattcttgagtgtaggATTTAAAtcctaccctaattcctcaaccttttcacataagAGCAGCATTCAGTgtagtttatgcacatttttatgttgattttGGACACcaagctacattggttggatatgccagtttcagggcttcacaaaaagtgtaattttatcagcctacacagaataatgccttcagaatatgcttgaataaaaacatgtgacatgcttgaagaaatacagtaatcaaataaaaaaaattgacaaattaaaacttaacatttgtgttttttgtagaTTTTGCTTCAGAAAGGGAGACTACTGGAGTTGTTTGTGACATTCCGAGTAGGACATAGCCCAGTTAGTGCTGAAGTCAGGTAACTTTTATTTTCCACTTACCTTtcctaaatataaataaataataagttatCCAACATtaagaggaaactggacagacaCTGGAGAAAAATCccagaccatccacaggttgctgacagaccttcccacgtacaacgggagaggaagccagtatgagcaggacttgaactgacagtcCTGCATTAGTATGACGCCCCCGAgccattgtgctgtgctagcacactaatcaCGTGGATGTGGAGGCCTCTTGATTGAGTTTATCCAGTTCGTAATCAGGGCAAGGCAACCCCATACCGAAGGAAAGGAGATCTGCAATGTGTTCTCACTTTTTACTGTGAACTACACGTTAATTCAAATTAGTTTGGTGTAAACTAATCATAAATAGCAGTGTAACAGCAACTTAACATTATAACAGTTTtctggtcgctgtgagtccagctcatgttggcttcctttcgGACCATAAGTAGGAAGGTTTTTGGcagcctgtgaatggtcgtggttttcctcaGCTCTGccctgtcgcataagtgaaatattcttgagtacaccctaagacaccagtcaaataaataaataaataaatttcaacacATATCTGCAAATACTAAGGACAGTATAGTAGAGCCTTTTCCCTAAcgaaatggaccttgaaacaaactatttcatgacaaaaatatggatgtgacacCAATATCCTCTAGGCCCCTGCAGATCACCATAGAATGGGATGTTTTCAAGGCAGTTAACTCAGTTggaaaaattccacaaaaaataagtcgaactatttttctggacagtttttaatgtctttcatctgatacatacttcattttattctgttctttgcctttaacattGTAATAGCTGTAAGCGCATAGATGCCAGGGACAATATGTTTGATTGTTTATGTTAATTAAGGGAGGACTATGATGAAGTGTGTGAGGGACTGATTGATGAATTCTGTGACCTTGAACGCCATGTCAACATGGCTGTCCTTCACCTTATTGTGCTCACATTCTGCCAGACAACGGAAACTCTGGACAAACTTGTCCAAACAGCCATGCAACAAGCGGTATGTATGGGGTAGAGTtgtaataaacaaacagattataatgcaataaaatcaaatttctgcTATAGTTTGTGTTTAAAAGTTAACACTTTTGCTAAACAGCCCAAAAAACGATTTAGTGTTAAAGGATTTAAGATTAACTCTGGTCCAAGATCAGTAGAAATGCAGTATGTAAatatgcactttcagaagcacataatgATACTATTGATGCCGACACTTAGTTACACCGAATGTGATGACTTAAGATTCTCACCTGAGACTTTTGTGTCTGACACAGGTGACTGGGGGTGAATGGTTCTCTGTGCTGAACCATCACATTGTGATATTTGGAGAGCATGCAGACAAGGTGTGCCAGGTGGCAAGTCTAGCAGCAGCAAGCTCCACAGACGCCAAACGTAAGCGTACAAATGTGGCATGGAAAGTGTCATAGCATCTCTGATAAAAAGAGATCAGACAATACATTATTGTGCAATAATCTGGTTTAAATCTCCAGTGCGAAAtctcatttaatatttttttgcgCTGTATTTTTGTGCACTAATAATCAAGgcttgaaatgtttgttttaaacttCGAGCCAATAATTTTTTTGATACCCAAAGTGGCTCCCTTGGGTATAGAGGATATTGCTCAGTGAACGTTGAATATAACCTTCACTCTGCAATATTCCATTTattatcaatattttgacaatatcatggTGGGTTTAAGggatttgaacaagtttaagcagTGTTTTTAGTTTAGTTTACTTGTGTATACTGTGTGACGTCATACACATATTCAGAAACATACATAAATGCTGCTAGAAGTTCATACGTGATATGTAGGTAGCAGCTCAAGACAAGGAACTCTTTAGAAATCCGGTAGAGAAGATTGTGCTGAATAGAGTAACTGGGTTGACACAAATGTTAACAATGCCAAGCTCCTTACCCGTtaccttatatatttatttgattggtatttaaatgctgtactcaagaatatttcacttgtatgatgttggccagccttatggtggaaggaaagcgtaggggaaacccacgaaagaccttcccacatacgacttgagaggaagcctgctggacttgaactcacagcgaccgcattattGAGAAGCTTCTGGTTCATTttgctgcgctggcacgcttaccacctcagccatggaggccctgtTACCTTATATAATAAAGCTGCATGAAAGTCATTTACCACTTGTATACTAACCATAAGCCTATGCTGGAAATAGCCTGGACTTCAGTATATAAGCTAGATTAGAGGCTTGGGGGAAAGTGACGCTCTATTTCAATCCAGTTATCTCCTAAATAGCTTTTATGTACCAAAATCTTCATGGTTTATAAAGGGTGTTCAAAAACAGACTTGTGGAATTAAATGCTGAGGTTTTTTTCATTAGAATCTAGAACCAAAAGCAGCATGAAGTTTATATTGGATCATATATTTAATCAATTATAACATTTACTTCTCTCTAAAGCTTGAAATATAAAACTTCTATTATAATTAAATGGTGTGTAACATATATGAAGACTTTTTTTAACGACCACCTATTGTACAATGACGATGGGCTCTAACGATTTCCACTAGGAATAAACAAGGAATATCACCACTTGTATCACGCTCATGAATCTTCATAACATGATGATTTTTGTTGCCAGGTGTGAGACGTATACGATTGTGCATTCACCGCTTAGAGCAGCTTGACCCCGAAGTCGTTCCCGCGGCTGTGGCATGCCTAAAGTCTGGGGGTGACAGACAGGCCATACAGCATATGAGGCTGCTGAAGGAGGAGTGGAGACACGAATTTGAAGAGCTGCTCCAGGTCTTGGATGATATGACAGACCCCAGAATCTTCATGGATGTCTCAGGTATGACCCTCAGGTGTTAGATGATAGGACAGATCCCAGAATCTTCATGGATGTCTCAAGTATGGATTTGAGGTGTTATGTAACAGACCTCAGAATTGCCATGGGTGTTTGACTCTCAAGTACCAATATTAGATGATACATCAGATCTGAAGCTTTGCTTTGCTCAGCCCGACCTTATTTGTAAAGTAATACCCTCTGTTACATACTTAGTCTTCAGGAACGCTGTTCTTACAGTTATATGCCATTATTTGGGCGAGGTTGTTTAATAGTGTTACAGCGTGCAAAGACGCAGGAGTTTTTCACCAGTGCACTCTCTGtgagtccagcccatgctgtcttcttctcaggccataagtgggaaggtctgtcatcaacctgcacACAGTCATGAGTTTTCCCCAGACTCTACccagtttactcccaccataatgccagcggccattgtataagtaaaatattcttgagtacagcttgaaacacaaatcaaataaataaataaactggccGTATAATGGCACTCTGTTAAACTTCTTTACACTCTGTAAACTTGTTTACCATTATCACATTACCTACACAGTTGCTTCACTTTAAAATTaaggttaataaaaaaaaaaaattcgcttttttttttatatattcgtTTTTTATGTCAATTTGGAGAACTTTTTCACCTTAGAATTTGAAATATAGCTATCCTGTGTGTTTGGATCATGAGCCCAACCTGATGGCATTGTGTTTTATTCAAGCTggccttgatacatgtagatatgtcttgaaaattcttttttttttctctatagAGGAGCAGCTAGTCCAGGACTTGAACACATGCAATGGCCTTCTGATGGTGCATGACCTAGAGGAGATTGCGGACGTCTTTCATGCTATGGCTGGCAAAGCGCGTCGTGTCGTCCAGGTCGCCAAGCAGATCGCAGATGCCATGAGGACCCGCTGTACAGGAACGGGCTGATGGTGTATGTCGAGAGCTGCGCAAAGGTGAGTCTGGAGTCTGCTGTGGAAGGCAAAGTCTAGGATTTGAAGAATTCTGTAGCTTCACTAGATTTTCAAACGAATTCAGGAATACATAGCTCTCCTTtacgtattttatttatttgattggtgttttaagccgtactcaggaatatttcacttatacgagggtggccagcgttatggtttgaggaaaccagacagagcccgagggaaacccatgaccatctgcaggttgctgggagaccatatttattttatacttgattgttgtttattgccacactcaagactttttcGTTTTCACTGTTATAGCCCGTGTACTGTTTAGAGGAAAAAAACAGTAATTGGTATGCATGCAATCTTTTTCTTTAGTATTTGTTATCTGCAGTTGCGGAGATATAAAAGTAGTCTCTAAAAGTTACTACAGTTAAGTATTCCAGAATGCATTCAGAGAGTTAAAACAATACTTCAGTTCCAAAATGAGGCTGTTCATGAGTAATTTCCAGTAGTAACCGTACGTTCGGAATAATTTGGTGCCTTGAAGGGGCTGTTGTCATAAGTTGCACACTCTCTGTGGGGAGTAGGGGATTACTGGTAGTCGATCAGTGACAATAGTTCACATCTCCGTCACTCCTCAGTGAGCCTCACAGGGAAAGACACTGCCGTGTTTTGATAAGATTTAACTTTCTGTGTGATTGGATGCCTGTTTTTGAATTATGCCATTGTCAGGGTTTAATACTTAAGATTTAAGGCCACTGTTAAGGTAGAACAGCGAGCGCATCTCAGATCATTGCAGGAGTGTATGAAGCAGACCTAGCAGCTCCGTACGGTAGTTAATCTGAAATCTGCTGTCAGCTTCAGTCATGGACTCAGGTTTCCATGCATACCAGGCTTGGACAGTTGTGGGGGTTTTGTAGCCTACCGGCCAGTGTCACAGTGCACTTAATGTTGAATTGTGTACTATTTAATGTGCGTTTGCCGAAATACGAGGAAATCTTGGCTTGGAATCTAATAATAAAACCAATGTTAATAGTTCGTGTCCATTCTTGAGGCCCTTGATGTGGCCAGAGACATCTGGTGTTGGCTCCTGCTGATCAAGCCCTGTTTAAAAGCTTTTATtgccacattaaaaataaaacctggttGAAAAGTTTTTTCACAGTAAGTAATGGTTCATTCATTAGCCATTTTATGTACCTGTAACCCAGCTGATGATGTGGGAAAGctcattaaaatatatattatcagcgtgatacatacaagctgtgaatttctataatattttaatcaggATTTTTGTTATCTGGTAGTAATTTGTGAAACCAGTACTTGTATCGGGTGTTGTGCATGGGGTCTTGATTTTTGTTATCcacatacatattgtatattttgCCTCACTCACGTTCAGTTGAGGACTTAGTCAAGATATTTCAGTTTCTTGTAGTCAGAATGAACTGAGTGAGGTTTCCGAGAGATGGGTGTTGAGGTACCTGGTAATGTATTTACTGAGGCCATGTCATACTGTGCATCATTCATAACTTTTGAGCATACCTTTAGAGTGATTAGTGCATAAATGCACTTGGGAATTTCACAGTTCTTCTCTTTAATCTAGACATTTATTAGGCAAATGGTATGTATGGTGTTGCGTCTGCAAATGACCTTTCAGAACCTCGCATGTCCCAGTCCTGCAGGTGCCAGCTGAAATCTACATGGTTTGTATTCTTGTTCGGGGTCTGGGAAATCGGGCCTGTCATCTTTTCAGTCGGATCTAACCacttgaactttgttttctgagcGAACATTGTTTATATCTTTTCTGTGAAATTGCCGATGCCATTCACGGCAAAATGTGCTCCTCAGAG includes the following:
- the LOC135479621 gene encoding catenin alpha-2-like is translated as MEVTNGLLSNLVETKSMEAVLAPISSQVSQLIMVCESNSGWRSSESATKSAETVKQIILDLINVAKMKAAESKHQTYKADMLNASEMLSLAADNFYTSALSLQQNPQSKNARRAVVQAAKDALQGTMRVLLIRDEAEVKAIVEAACKVNAVLSTLTTASNMNELVSMFRMFMEAMVHLTRLASRRQLELIRTRQREKVIMGLGVLKKAVPLLNTALKSYVKHPDSSQAKVSRDYAVKQIETGLTDITDAVSNRFTEEDYLGLEEAGFFVSKLDQLLEALTEVGRKDIPGNFEMWAQDIIAHSMAVAHQCTDAHRELIISNCQRILLQKGRLLELFVTFRVGHSPVSAEVREDYDEVCEGLIDEFCDLERHVNMAVLHLIVLTFCQTTETLDKLVQTAMQQAVTGGEWFSVLNHHIVIFGEHADKVCQVASLAAASSTDAKRVRRIRLCIHRLEQLDPEVVPAAVACLKSGGDRQAIQHMRLLKEEWRHEFEELLQVLDDMTDPRIFMDVSEEQLVQDLNTCNGLLMVHDLEEIADVFHAMAGKARRVVQVAKQIADAMRTRCTGTG